Proteins encoded in a region of the Triticum dicoccoides isolate Atlit2015 ecotype Zavitan chromosome 3A, WEW_v2.0, whole genome shotgun sequence genome:
- the LOC119270056 gene encoding uncharacterized protein LOC119270056, with translation MDNSQSQPLPPGVGAWQPPPPNPPPQFQHPPQFQPTPRPHAYPAPYDTRPNGGNNQNGANMYYATQHFHPSPHRHAYPTPYDTRPNNGSNQNTAGPFYATQPNMPFAPAQSTPSVTAEAGNGQPDLNGHQSAHVVANHNGSAANIESAVQEAVLHEQDIETQQVIQNQRQAKSTNDPAEYGEDILSSRRDPNALKEHLLKMTVDHRAEMANKRGKSLHPDNGNVEIGNGYGVPGGGAYYAGNLSSAQMNKPKDYAEKAEGDDGLPEFLKQRLKARGILKDKEANDNIMAKQNANSQEGHNKSAQDLPPGWAETKDPTTGASYFYNQSTGVTQWDRPGGTVNTVQHQAAPSLPENWEEALDKSTGQKYYYNTKTQATQWEPPTSVNPVIVPQASTVVAVQPTTQNTDLWNPHIQRCSGCGGWGVGLVQPWGYCNHCTRVQNLPFQQYPSYSNNIVPSSCTNVPKSQGNIAAKDRSNSKPPSGKANKKDNRKRGRAEEDELDPMDPSSYSDAPRGGWVVGLKGVQPRAADTTASGPLFQQRPYPSPGAVLRKNAEAASGGGKKRGGMSAISKRGDGSDGLGEAD, from the exons ATGGACAACTCTCAGAGTCAGCCATTACCTCCTGGTGTTGGAGCATGGCAGCCGCCACCTCCAAATCCTCCTCCACAATTTCAGCATCCTCCACAATTTCAACCTACCCCACGCCCACATGCTTATCCAGCACCATATGATACCAGACCCAATGGTGGTAACAATCAAAATGGAGCAAACATGTACTATGCAACACAACATTTTCATCCTAGTCCACATCGACATGCTTATCCAACACCATACGACACCAGACCCAATAATGGCAGCAATCAAAATACAGCAGGCCCCTTCTATGCTACACAGCCTAACATGCCTTTTGCTCCCGCTCAAAGTACTCCTAGTGTTACCGCAGAAGCTGGGAATGGACAACCAGATCTCAATGGCCATCAGAGCGCTCATGTGGTTGCTAACCACAATGGAAGTGCGGCAAACATCGAATCTGCTGTGCAAGAGGCTGTTCTTCACGAACAG GACATTGAGACGCAGCAAGTAATACAAAATCAAAG GCAAGCAAAATCAACAAACGACCCCGCAGAATATGGGGAAGACATACTTTCGAGCCGGCGCGACCCTAATGCACTGAAG GAACACTTGCTGAAGATGACGGTTGACCatcgtgcagagatggcaaataaaAGGGGAAAGTCACTTCATCCAGATAATG GCAATGTTGAGATTGGCAATGGCTATGGTGTACCAGGAGGTGGTGCTTATTATGCTGGAAATTTGTCAAGTGCTCAAATGA ATAAACCAAAAGATTATGCTGAGAAAGCAGAAGGTGATGACGGTCTCCCCGAGTTTCTGAAGCAGAGGTTAAAAGCAAGGGGAATTCTTAAAGACAAGGAAGCAAATGATAACATCATGGCTAAACAAAAT GCAAATTCTCAAGAAGGCCACAACAAATCTGCCCAAGATTTGCCTCCTGGTTGG gCCGAGACGAAGGATCCAACGACTGGTGCTTCTTATTTCTACAACCAAAGCACCGGAGTAACCCAATGGGATCGTCCCGGTGGTACCGTGAATACCGTGCAGCATCAAGCTGCTCCATCATTGCCAGAAAATTGGGAGGAGGCACTTGACAAATCAACAG GCCAGAAATACTACTATAACACAAAGACACAGGCAACACAGTGGGAGCCACCTACTTCTGTGAACCCAGTTATTGTGCCACAAGCATCCACCGTTGTTGCAGTTCAGCCGACCACTCAAAATACTGATCTTTGGAACCCTCACATACAAAGATGTTCAGGCTGTGGTGGCTGGGGAGTCGGTCTTGTCCAGCCGTGGGGATATTGCAATCACTGCACAAG GGTTCAAAATCTGCCTTTTCAACAGTATCCGTCTTACTCGAACAATATCGTGCCCTCAAGTTGTACCAATGTTCCCAAAAGTCAAGGAAACATCGCAGCTAAGGACAG ATCAAATTCAAAACCCCCTTCAGGTAAAGCAAACAAAAAAGATAACCGAAAAAGAGGTCGTGCTGAGGAGGATGAGCTTGACCCAATGGATCCAAGCTCTTACTCAGATGCTCCACGGGGTGGCTG GGTTGTTGGCCTGAAGGGTGTACAGCCGCGAGCAGCGGATACAACTGCATCT